cggaactttttttttattacgtcgacatagccgtataagggcttgttttttgcgggacgagttgtattttgtaattgcaccatttttagatgcttacaatatattgattaacttttattaactttattttaggagagaattgaaaataagcagctattccagcattaattttcacgttataaatttatgccctttactatgcagcataaataacatgttacctttattctacgggtcggcacgattacgaggataccaaatatgtaaaggttttatatgttttcctatgtttgcacaataaaaacccttttagaaaaaaattacttgtttttgcatcgccgcgttccaagagccgtcatttttttatttttccgtcgatgtgaccgtacgtgggattgatttttgcgggccaatgtgtagttttcattagtactattttggggtacataggacttatagatgaacttttattttattttttatggggggaatgggagaaaagagagaattttgccgttgttttttgcgggttttttggacgccgtacatccggcagtttcattaatgtgttcattttattggtcaagttgttacgatcgcggggataccatatatgtgtatgtgtgatttgttttgaccgttttattaaataaaaccactttttggggcaaaaaagtagttttatttgactttgactaattttttttattttttttttcacaaactttatttaactgttttacttttttttttttagtcccaccaggggacttcactatgcgatatgccgatcgcatatataatgctttggtatacttcgtataccaaagcattattgcctgtcagtgtaaaactgacaggcaacctgttaggtcatgcctctggcatcgcctaacaggcagatgctgaagacagacctgggggtctttgttagacccccggctgtcatggaaacccgacggcgacccgcgatttgtttgcgggggcgccgatcgggagacagagggagttcccccctctgtcaaacacattaaatgccgctgtcactgttgacagcggcatttaatgggttaaactgccggaatcggcgcgtgcttcgattccggcagttgcagcaggagccaggctgtgtataacagccgtgctcctgccgctgatcgcgtgggtaaactgtcagtacccgcgcgatcacaggacggatatatccgtcctcctgcgcgaactagcagctgctgaggacggatatatcttggacaagttcggcgggccggattaaaaagcctaacgggccgtatgtggcccgcgggccgtagtttgcccatgtctgatgTGGACCAAACTTTAGATATTTTGACATTATTGCATTTCACCACTGATCTGAAAGGCTTCCAGCTCAAAGTAGTAGATACCTTTTTTTGGGGGCATTTATACCCTTATGGTTGATTCACATAAATTCAACTCTCTAGGTGTCCTAAATCTTATAAGAGAAATTGAAGGTATAAATTGTTCCTCTACCATAAATGGAAttgtgaattttagtcaaacgatCATGGTAAGCATGAAAAAACAATATTACAAGTGGATGTTCTAGACATAGATGGCCTTCCTCACCATCTTGGCACCTCACAGGATGGTTCAATGGCTTTTTACCTTCCTTGGCTTCCATGAGATATTAGCCATAAACATAGCATCCCAAGTTCGCAAGGGATTAGTGGTAAATGATCCATGTAACACTAGGATTAAAAGCCAAATGTTCCCCTCACCATTAGAGACCTACAGTCTGTAACGTCCACGGCCGAGGACCATCGTTCCGACTTACCCCTCGATGTCCGCGGCCATGGAGTTGGAAGTGCTGGCCAACTTCTCCTtcataggagacgccagcactcacttctgctccgctctGCAGCATCCTCTAGGGCGCACTGAAGAAATATCACCAATCAGCCCTGATCACCCAgaactgccctttcactccttgcctgagcgttgttgtgtatgccCAAGTTAATCTTAGCAAATGGtaacttagtgttatcctgttcccgctgTTTCCGTGTAatgctacctgtattctgtatcctgtgctgtatttgttcctgtgccttagagtgttggagtcgtgttgtgccacctgtcacgcccgctgtcttacaccacatctggtgtcatctgccatgcctgatatcatccgccacgtgtggcatcatctgccttcaagtttatctgtgcctaagcctcttccactgtctggactatcaaaggtactcttgtactaggactttgttaagacttttgtttggccagctgctactccgctacgggcaGTGCGttctagtgggtccatatactcACGGATCGGGGCACAGTCAGAAGAAGACGCTCCATGTTACCTTGGCCAACCTACATTGCACTCTGAATATTGTGGAAGGGTGTTGGTTGTACTATACATGACactattaatggtgtcctcatgcTAAGTAGAACACTAATATGATTACTTTATATGTTGTATACAGCTCCTTTGAGTCGTTTGACAGCATTTGTGAGAACAGCTTTTGTCCTGTTCGGTGCGGTCTACATGTTGGACCAGGGCCTAGTCACATCTCTTATGCTTTTTCCAAACCATATGTAGGCATGTACAGTATGTAATGAATATTATGTATTTAAATGCATTCATTAGTGTTATTTTCTAATAATTTCATGGAAGACATTACCAATGTACATGTATTTTAAATGTCTAGCTCATAATGAGTGGTGAAATATATTTTATACCTCTTGTTGCTTGGCTAAGAAGGCATCAAAAAGGTTCCTCTGGTTATTTACATCCAGCTCCTTCTTATGTTTTGTGAATGTTGCTCTTATAAAGCTTTGAAACTCTCTGAGGTTTCCAAAAATTGTTCTATCAGCTCCGGGCAGCCGATCCATCAGCAATGGAAAACTGTTGTACagctaaaataaatgtaaaaaaaaatcaaaatattttttaaacattGAATCCAAATTTTACGTAAATTaagtaaataaaattaatttctttCAATTAAATATATTTTGACATGTACAAACAACAATTCATTTAAATAAGTAATTATGtttaaacaataaaaacaatCAACTATAAATTAAATCAAATTCAAACAATTGTAATTACTAAcaataacaatatttttttcaaattggatGGCAGTAGTTGTTctgttgtggaaaaaaaaatcttaaaaaaaataaataaataattaactaTTACGTTTTTCTTGTGTGGAGTTTAAAAAAATGTGGATATTGTAATTCCTCACCTGCACAATTCTGTATAATTTattaaataatgaaattaaaaGTAACTAACAAATTATCTCACCCTCTATAAATGTTATGTATCAAAATCCAAAGTTATTTCTAAATTCTAAAATATTTCTTATGTTTTTCATCAAAAATGTATTAATATAATAGTATTAATTATTACTTGTATAAACAATAAAATATGACTTACCCTGACCCATGGGTTTCCTAGAAGTTTTATATTCTCAGTAAGTAAACCCATAAGTCTCAGTATTGTCGGATCCTCATAATCAAATCTTTTACTAAACAGTATGGACACAATGATATTGGTTACAGCAGCATTTAAACTGTTAAAATTATCAAAGGgctttcctgaaaaaaaaaaattgaaattgaaataaaaGTACATTTTATTATCTATTTATAATGGAAAATAATATTATGTAATATAATGCTATGTACTGTTTtagaacatttttttctttacaatatTATTATAAACCGGAGGTTCATATTCCCACAAAACTATGTATGCACATACTGTGATTACCTCCCAGAGCAACTGCTAGTATACAGAAAGACTGGgcccatatctatatatatatacacactaccgttcaaaattcaaaagtttagggtcacttagaaatgtcctttttttaaaaaatgaagataacattaaatgaatcagaaatacactctttacattgttaatgtgctaaatgactattctagctgcaaacgtctggtttttaatgcaatatctacataggtgtatagaggcccatttccagcaaccatcactccagtgttctaatggtacattgtgtttgctaactgtgttagaaggctaatggatgattagaaaacactaccgttcaaaagtttggggtcacccagacaattttgtgttttccatgaaaactcacacttatatttatcaaatgagttgcaatatgactagaaaatatagtcaagacattgacaaggttagaaataatgatttttatttgaaataataattttctccttcaaactttgctttcgtcttggaatgctccatttgcagcaattacagcattgcagacctttggcattctagctgttaatttgctgaggtaatcgggagaaatttcaccccatgtttccagaagcccctctcacaagttggattggcttgatgggcacttcttgcgtaccatacggtcaagctgctcccacaacagctctatggggttgagagctggtgactgcgctggccactccattacagatagaataccagctgcctgcttcttccctaaatagttcttgcatcctttggaggtgtgctttgggtcattgtcctgttgtaggatgaaattggctccaatcaagcgctgtccacagggtatggcatggcattgcaaaatggagtgatagccttccttattcaaaatcccttttaccttgtacaaatctcccactttaccagcaccaaagtaaacccagaccatcacattacctccaccatgcttgacagatggcgtcaggcactcttccagcatcttttcagttgttctgcatctcacaaatgttcttctgtgtgatccaaacacctcaaactttgatttgtctgtccataacacttttttccaatcttcctctgtccaatgtctgtgtgcttttaaccatattaatcttttccttttattagccagtctcagatatggctttttctttgccactctgccctgaaggccagcatcccggagttgcctcttcactgtagacgttgacactggtgttttgcgggtactatttaatgaagctgccagttgaggacctgtgaggcgtctgtttctcaaactagagactctaatgtacttgtcttgttgctcagttgtgcagcggggcctcccacttctctttctactctggttagagcctgtttgtgctgccctctgaagggagtagtacacaccgttgtaggaaatcttcagtttcttggcaatttctcgcatagaatagccttcatttctaagaacaagaatagactgtcgagtttcacatgaaagctctctttttctagccatttggagagtttaatcgaacccacaaatgtaatgctccagattctcaactagctcaaaggaaggtcagttttatagctcctctagacagcaaaactgtttacagcagtgctaacataattgcacaagggttttcaagtgttttctaatcatccattagccttctaacacagttagcaagcacaatgtaccattagaacactggagtgatggttgctggaaatggtcctctatacacctatgtagatattgcattaaaaaccagacgtttgcagctagaatagtcatttagcacattcacaatgtatagagtgtatttctgaataatttaatgttatcttcattgaaaaaaactgtgcttttctttcaaaaataaggaaatttctaagtgaccccaaactttgaacggtagtgtatatatacatatatatatatatatatatatatatatatatatatatatatatatatatatatataaaaataataatttaaaaataaagagacagcactccagggaAAACGGTGAAAAAGGAGATGTGTTTATTCACCAcataggcttgacaaagatcctatTGAGACGGATCGAAATGTTGCTTGCCTATGGGGTAAATAAACACATCACCTTTTTCACCGTTTTCCCTGGAGTGTTGTCTCTTCATTTTTGAATTCTTATACTTACAAGGGTTTCTAGCCTCAAcccaggaggcctgcacccactgctgttgctgtgctgctttactctttttttcattatacatatagatatgtctgtctatctatctatctatctatctatctatctatctatctatctatctatctatctatctatctatctatctatctatctatctatctatctatctatctatctatctatctatctatctatctatctatctattatatatactgaacaagaaagcagcagcactcacacggaatcaatcgatcaggtgcccagcaaaacgtcccgatcctcggacgtgtattggtatataaagaaagaagatttgcagcactccaatgtgaaaaaagtggtggtttattcaatccaagaacaacagcaacgtttcaatcctacaataggatctttatcaagcctggcttgataaagatcctattgtaggattgaaacgttgctgttgttcttggattgaataaaccaccacttttttcacattggagtgctgcaaatcttctttctttattatatatactgtgtatagcaAAAATGGCAGGTGCATTATGGTGAAAAAAATTGATTGACCTTAAAAGTTGAATAATGGGACTAAAAAATGCATAttgaaaaaattacataaacTAATCATTAATAAAATCATAAAggtgcaaaataaaaataaaaattcaatatCCCCATAATAGTAATAATCTGTATTCTGTCTTTTATGGTGAGCTGCATAAAACaattgtttttttatgcattctGTCATTAATAAATAGTTGTGCTCTAAATAAAATGAAACACTAATATATTTACCACAAAATGCtactgaaaatctacaactcaacGTACAAAAACCAGCCGTCATACAGTATAGTCATAGGCAAGAACTAAAACTTGTCAGAatgcaaaaagtaaaaaacaataaaaatcttACACTCCTTGAGGCCACGATTGGCTTTGTCTTTGGGGAGTTTAACATTCATACAACACATATTAAATTGTATtgctatatacttttttttataattttcacaAATCTCCAGTACAATAAAAACCtgaataataaattttattagcGGAAGGGGCATCTTTTTCCCTTTTTAGTAGTCTATTGACCTCTTTCTCCTACCTACAGGTAGTCTGTAAATGTAAAgaacggggtggggagacagacaggtgagccctaatctacccgccagtcagtccctgcctacttgcaacggcccgtcctaggcgacggcgtacaactgggcgatggtccctactctcactatgtgcacgacagacaaacagacaagggtaaataGAAGCTACCggaaatggggcagatgcccacggcaacaacgtgagctacaagagtagtgaacgagccgagtcaaaccaggagtgtacgaggtaccaaacgcagagcaggagagtagtcagtaaagccagggtcaatatgaagcagaggacaaatagttcaagcagcagcagcagagccaagaaacaagcagaatcacaggcaaaggagaagcaggaaatgaaggtttaaatagacaaagggcggcagctagctccatctggccaggctgtgataggctctctcactcctcagcctcccagcctgattggtagaagaaggagtcactctatcagacttaggagcaggtgcagactgactaaccacgggcgtcgacaaagaagctgtgtctggcagatccattacagtaaATGTCCAGAAACCCCCTCAGTTACCACAAAATGGTAACTGAGGATGGCGTATTTTGAAATCAGTGGGTTTGGCTGACTTTTATCTAGTGTGTATGGTCACCCTAACAAGACAAGAATATAAACAAAACAAGACAAAACTTATCATTCTCAAAATATACAATGCAGGAGACATCCCACCACTCACCTCCGTATGATTTCAACTTCTCTACTAAACactcagcctcttcaacaatcctGTTTTCTAGAGATTTCTTTCCCATTCCATAATCTCGTAATGTTGAGAGTGCAAATCTTCTCATCACTTTCCAGTTCTCTCCATTGGCAAAAACAATACCTAAGTAGTAGAAGTAAAAGATGTTATGGTGGAGTGCTAATATACATCATACTGGACTTCTCATAATGAAACATATGTGATGTGTCTACAAGAAAGATATGAACACTTAAGAACGATCATGATTCGGCATCCAACTCCATATTTCAGTACCATTTTCTAAGGTCAAAAATATATTGTGTAATGAGACAATTTATAAGAAAATAGAAAGAAAAGTTACCATGCTCTTTTATTGATTTGGAGGACATAGGATTGTGCGGTCTGTCAGAGAATACTTCAGCATTGTTGATTAGAGCGTCTTTAATGGTGTCGTAACCACATAGGATAACTATTTTTGTCATACCCATCTGGACACTGAAGATTGTGCCGTACTCTTTAGACAGCTGTAAACACAAAAATGATAGCAGATTTGAATAATTTTAAAGTTATTTAAAATATAGTCAGAATTATGGTCACCTTTTTGAACAACTTCGGTGAGGGTCTTGGTACTCTGACCAAAtgacttaaaggggatgtccactttggacaatctctgcttgttaaaagggtcccttgacaCTAAGATGATCACAAAGTTTTCCCCGGCTGGGCCCCTTagcgatcatctgtaatcagTAGGAAATCTAGCAGTAAGTGTtaattttccctgcagtgccaccataggggaaattaagcattacacagtgtccattcatatcaatgtgttttctgtgtaatgcaggacatgaGAGgttctccagagcgagagacgctctttgtaaccgctctcgccAAGagctgaggatcctgaacagaggacccccctatattatctcagaattccctaatagggtgtataaaaatgagttttctaaactagacaagccctttaagcatGATTGTATATAGATTATTTCTTTAATAAAGTTGGGAGGAACCAGGGTAGCTAGACATAGATCAGGTTGTTGCTAGTAGAATCGAAGATCTTGTAATCAACTAGCTGAGTCAAGATCAAACATATGTGTATAGCGCAAAATATTATAGGAATTATGTAGTCAGAAAGCTAGCCAGAATcaaaatggacagatacagaagcCAACATTAAGTACAGGGGGCCCCAACTATAAACAAGGTCCAAACTAGCCAAGGTtagtaaattaaaggggttgtccactaccggacaactgatgacatatccactggatgtCATTTCAtattatgcaatgtacggagctggaagcagttggcttcatACAttacatagcggccgtgctgccaaactgcagctctgctccaattcACGTGAatactgcagtactgcaactcggccgctattccgtgaccggagccaactgcttcggcATGGACGCCCGGTGCCCGGAGTCAGCCGGAGGAGCTAAACGGTGCGGGTACCAGGTGTTGGACCcgaaccgatgatatactgatgacgtatccggtagataggtcatcagttgtccggtagtggacaacccctttaataagtaaTTTTCATATTATACGTGTCCTTATatgttataatatatttttacaaaatattttCTTTACCTGACAAAATGTTTTATAGGGTTTTGACATGTCCAACATGAGTATATTTCCAAGAATTGGTAACGGTTTTGGACCAGGGGGGAAATTTTTGTATTTCCCTTGTTTTGTATTTCTAAAAACATTGATCAAGAAGAAGATGACAATGGTGGACAGGAAAATTGAGACGAGCTCCATGGACGATCTGACTTCTGTTTAATTTAGAGAAAGAGGAAAATATATAAGTGACTTTGTTATGtacataaatagataaataactgGTGTGAGCATGTTTTCAATCATTTATTTAATGATCCAATAAACAAAATTTACAAATAATCTTAATTTAAACATTTCCtacagttttgtgtatacagctctttgGAGAAATATGATGTGTAGAAAAAACACACCTTTTTGGAGCAATATGGAAATGCAGACGTTTCAGAGGAGTAGAGGGATTTCGGAGAAAAGAAGGGACTGTCTGTCCAAATAAGAACCAATTAAAgaaataccccaaaattgtgaaAACCTTATCTGCACGGGAACCACTGCTGTACCCCATAAGCTAAGTTTTTGTAGGGCTTTATTATTCTGTCCGCACCTGCTCCCCTGGTGTACAAGTACCCATTCCTGTAACCAGCAGTGGGATCCGGCCGATTCGCTCCgattctcccgaaccggttgttaaaatgataGCCGGTTCTGagaaccgggtgaagcgggaagccggaaccgatcctctgcactcaattgtatccaagtCCTTAGgacatggatacaattgagttgactagcgcttCCCTACGCGAGGCACAAAATGCCTCGCTATTCAGCGCTTTagtgatgacatcatcgtgccgctgcatcgttccgatggaggaggactgacatcgctggaggatggcgcggcaacgggacaggtaagaaaatgtgGTTTTTTTCCTTCTACATGGGGCACAatagggcactacatagggggactatacagggaatgaGAACTACAGAAGACTACATAGGGTACTAACTACATCGGATTATATAGGGGCTCTTATCTACACggaacgcctcagggggccctatctaccgggtaatgccacatagggccccatgtggcgttccctgtagatatggccccctgtggcgtttcctgtagatagagccccttggggCATTCCCTGTTGATTGAGACCCCAGTGGCattccttgtagatagagcccgctGTACCCCTGTGGAGGTCCCtaaagatagggccccatgtggcgttccctgtagatagggctccctgtggcgtttcctgtagatagggctccttgtggcgttccctgtagatagggccccatgtggcgttccctatagatagagctccttgtggtgttccctgcagacagagccccctgaggcattccctgtagattgagccccctgtgcccctgtggcgttccctgtagataaggccacatgtggcgttccctgtagatagggtgccatctacagggaataccacatggggccctatctacagggaacaccacaaggggctctatctacagggaaagccacaaggggctctatctacagggaacaccacaaggggctctatctac
This genomic stretch from Rhinoderma darwinii isolate aRhiDar2 chromosome 4, aRhiDar2.hap1, whole genome shotgun sequence harbors:
- the LOC142759080 gene encoding cytochrome P450 2K4-like encodes the protein MELVSIFLSTIVIFFLINVFRNTKQGKYKNFPPGPKPLPILGNILMLDMSKPYKTFCQLSKEYGTIFSVQMGMTKIVILCGYDTIKDALINNAEVFSDRPHNPMSSKSIKEHGIVFANGENWKVMRRFALSTLRDYGMGKKSLENRIVEEAECLVEKLKSYGGKPFDNFNSLNAAVTNIIVSILFSKRFDYEDPTILRLMGLLTENIKLLGNPWVRLYNSFPLLMDRLPGADRTIFGNLREFQSFIRATFTKHKKELDVNNQRNLFDAFLAKQQEGKPDSTQYYHNENLTALVGDLFGAGMETTSTTLRWSLLLMIKHPEIQKKVQNEIDKVIGSAQPQMEHRKQMPYTDAVIHEIQRFGDIAPTTVPHAASQDVIFRGYFIPKGTAILPVLHSIHKDKEYFEKPDEFYPEHFLDSEGNFKKTEAFIPFSIGRRSCVGEILAKMELFLFFTSLLQHFTFNEPPGAKLDLTPTPETSNSPKPFEICAISRT